The proteins below come from a single Pseudomonas chlororaphis genomic window:
- a CDS encoding membrane protein, producing the protein MTASTQNALQPIQRPGLIVSAIRLVLRVIGVLIASLLLSILIEFAGLLLFWGDQGWRHSQAMLNSELGWLSEHFRLSLIIQQPGQTIANWLGFLNEWLLVKTGFADFAQQARVSSQGNGYWGWLNQLYVDIEDFVLAAVYVAFTFVVRLMILGLATPLFMLAMITGFVDGLTRRDLRKFGAGRESSFVYHRAKRAVTPLLVAPWLIYLSLPFPLNPLTIFLPCAAILGVATAITAAAFKKYI; encoded by the coding sequence CTACGCAAAACGCTCTACAGCCTATCCAACGTCCAGGATTGATCGTATCGGCGATCAGGCTCGTCCTACGGGTAATTGGAGTGCTGATAGCGTCGTTGCTACTCTCAATTCTGATTGAGTTCGCGGGGCTGCTGCTGTTCTGGGGGGATCAAGGTTGGCGTCACAGCCAAGCCATGCTGAACAGCGAGCTGGGCTGGCTAAGCGAGCATTTCAGATTGTCACTCATCATCCAGCAACCCGGGCAAACAATCGCCAATTGGCTGGGCTTTCTCAATGAGTGGTTGCTGGTCAAGACTGGTTTTGCGGATTTTGCTCAGCAGGCGCGCGTATCGAGCCAGGGTAACGGCTACTGGGGCTGGCTCAATCAACTTTACGTCGACATTGAGGATTTTGTTCTGGCGGCGGTGTATGTCGCCTTCACTTTCGTAGTACGGTTAATGATTCTTGGGTTGGCGACACCGCTGTTTATGCTGGCCATGATCACCGGTTTTGTCGATGGGTTGACGCGTCGGGACCTGCGAAAGTTCGGTGCGGGCAGGGAAAGCAGTTTTGTTTATCACCGGGCTAAACGAGCCGTAACTCCATTGCTTGTCGCACCGTGGCTAATCTATCTCTCCCTGCCCTTTCCGCTCAATCCTCTAACTATCTTTTTACCGTGTGCCGCGATACTTGGAGTGGCAACAGCAATCACTGCAGCGGCATTTAAGAAATATATTTAA
- a CDS encoding conjugal transfer protein: MSMTDAQTAAFQNASGFSAHSSSTLWLSLVLVLALLWCAWVMWTAYRGWVAGSVRFGAFGGSAVRVLLALLVLMFFTLS, encoded by the coding sequence ATGAGCATGACAGACGCTCAAACCGCAGCCTTCCAAAACGCCTCCGGTTTTTCTGCGCATAGCAGTTCGACGCTCTGGCTGTCCCTGGTTCTCGTTCTCGCATTGCTCTGGTGTGCGTGGGTGATGTGGACGGCATACCGAGGTTGGGTAGCAGGTAGCGTCCGCTTTGGCGCGTTTGGAGGCAGCGCTGTACGCGTGCTGCTCGCCTTGTTGGTTTTGATGTTCTTCACCCTTTCCTAA
- a CDS encoding conjugal transfer protein: MFKCLAPLKNNLCDRASQRLIGLLLVLGSSLAFAELPTMEAPSRGEGSGLIDTIKNYAYDGGILLGLLIALLAFLGVAWHSLTVYADVQNQRKTWKDLGAVVGIGALLVVIIIWFLTKAAAIL, translated from the coding sequence ATGTTCAAGTGCCTTGCTCCGCTGAAAAATAACCTGTGTGATCGCGCCAGCCAGCGACTGATCGGTTTGCTGTTGGTACTCGGTTCGAGCCTGGCTTTTGCCGAGCTCCCCACCATGGAAGCCCCTTCCCGTGGCGAAGGCTCTGGCCTGATCGACACGATCAAAAACTACGCCTACGACGGCGGCATCCTGCTCGGCTTGCTGATCGCCCTGCTCGCTTTCTTGGGTGTGGCCTGGCACTCGCTGACCGTGTATGCCGACGTTCAGAACCAGCGCAAGACCTGGAAAGACCTCGGCGCGGTGGTTGGCATCGGCGCCCTGCTGGTGGTGATCATCATCTGGTTCCTGACCAAAGCCGCGGCGATCTTGTGA
- a CDS encoding conjugal transfer protein — MNDTIERLADGTLVFLPERLNRDPAVLRGLTNDEMWIALGAGALIGLVLGVPLAIATASIAVAPTSMIASMAVVLLAGGTLLRRAKRARPETWLYRKLEWVLASRWHLRRGSLILHSGAWTVRRSRRLRPALSRWQR, encoded by the coding sequence ATGAACGACACTATCGAACGTCTTGCCGACGGCACCTTGGTTTTTCTGCCGGAGCGACTCAATCGTGATCCCGCCGTGCTGCGCGGCTTGACCAATGATGAGATGTGGATAGCACTCGGTGCTGGCGCACTCATCGGCCTGGTCCTGGGTGTACCGCTGGCGATTGCTACTGCCTCCATTGCAGTGGCGCCGACCAGCATGATCGCAAGTATGGCGGTGGTGTTATTGGCCGGTGGCACACTACTACGTCGGGCCAAACGGGCCCGCCCAGAGACTTGGTTGTACCGTAAGCTCGAATGGGTGTTGGCCAGCCGCTGGCACCTGAGGCGCGGCAGTTTGATTCTCCATTCCGGCGCCTGGACGGTCCGTCGTTCGCGTCGACTGCGCCCTGCCCTGTCTCGGTGGCAGCGATGA
- a CDS encoding conjugal transfer protein has product MKRFSTLGLTVALALWGVATQAVELMHWERLPLAVPLVINQERVVFVDEAVRVGVPSNLTGKLRVQSTGGTLYLRASETIAPTRLQLQSVATGEIILLDIAATPGDQPLEPVRILKNAQVQATETETSTVPAPERTPIPVSLTRYAAQSLYAPLRTVESLPGVHRVPLKLRTDLPTLLPTENVSSTPIAAWRLGDYWVTAVKLRNRGSATVQLDPRRLQATLFAAAFQHAFLGPVSSAEDTTIAYLITRGAGLEHAVPLPSAARGADDEG; this is encoded by the coding sequence ATGAAGCGGTTTTCTACCCTGGGACTCACTGTCGCATTGGCACTCTGGGGAGTTGCAACACAGGCCGTCGAGCTAATGCACTGGGAACGCCTTCCCCTCGCAGTTCCACTGGTGATCAATCAAGAGCGGGTGGTCTTTGTCGATGAGGCTGTTCGCGTTGGTGTGCCCTCAAATCTGACGGGCAAGCTGCGCGTGCAATCAACCGGCGGTACGTTGTACCTGCGCGCGTCGGAAACCATTGCACCGACCCGACTGCAACTACAGTCGGTCGCGACAGGCGAGATCATCCTGCTGGATATCGCGGCCACGCCTGGCGATCAACCGCTGGAGCCCGTGCGTATTCTCAAGAATGCTCAAGTGCAAGCTACCGAGACTGAAACCAGCACCGTCCCTGCCCCAGAACGTACACCGATCCCGGTCTCCTTGACGCGCTACGCCGCGCAAAGCCTGTACGCGCCCCTGCGCACCGTGGAGTCCCTGCCCGGCGTACACCGCGTCCCCCTCAAGCTGCGCACCGACCTGCCTACCTTGTTGCCGACCGAAAACGTGTCCAGCACCCCCATCGCCGCCTGGCGACTCGGTGATTACTGGGTGACGGCGGTGAAGTTGCGAAATCGTGGTTCAGCGACGGTGCAGCTCGACCCACGTCGGCTTCAGGCCACGTTGTTCGCCGCAGCCTTTCAACATGCTTTCCTCGGACCTGTGAGCAGTGCTGAAGACACCACGATTGCCTACCTCATCACCCGCGGTGCCGGCCTCGAACATGCCGTGCCGCTCCCGTCCGCCGCGCGAGGTGCTGACGATGAAGGCTAA
- a CDS encoding conjugal transfer protein produces the protein MKANALLKWLVPAALLAVVFIILKSWVAGGSTASPASPVDQSSIQLSAEQAKSLGIAGDTPRDTVATLVGQVKAMRSDMLGLKKHNDSLVTENNRLRERENSVDSRIQSALGSVTQQLDEGRRQANEARVKAEQDSRQARGLLTQLQEQMSGLTGNGKDMPIGLGLEPGDGAQFEEQHSASDALQWIEPSDAPPTGARGTTRTASALSLPTAFNSLEGFKDNAVDRSQKQLQAATQGERDLTRSVDRTEGTKPVYTIPENATLMGSVAMTALIGRIPVDGTVNDPYPFKVLVGPENLTANGIDLPDVAGAVMSGTASGDWTLSCVRGQVESITFVFTDGTIRTVPQPKAVTSRNASTTQSTNTDKIRGGLGYLSDPYGIPCIAGERRSNAQQYLGSQSLITAAGAGVAALLDKEQNSSSVISSGGSALGVTSSSGNSALNSVLSSGVSDIREWVNKLYGEAFAAVYVPPAAQVALHLEHEITIDYEPKGRSVRHAKDQASLSDLD, from the coding sequence ATGAAGGCTAACGCCTTGCTCAAATGGCTGGTGCCGGCTGCGCTGCTGGCCGTGGTGTTTATCATCCTGAAAAGCTGGGTCGCGGGTGGCAGCACGGCCTCGCCAGCGAGCCCAGTTGACCAGAGCAGTATTCAGTTATCCGCCGAGCAAGCCAAATCCTTGGGCATTGCTGGTGATACCCCACGCGACACGGTCGCCACCCTGGTCGGACAGGTGAAGGCCATGCGCAGCGACATGCTCGGTCTGAAGAAACACAACGATTCGCTGGTGACGGAAAACAACCGTCTGCGCGAGCGGGAAAACAGCGTCGACTCGCGTATCCAGTCGGCGCTTGGCAGCGTGACCCAGCAGCTCGACGAGGGTCGCCGGCAAGCCAACGAGGCACGAGTCAAAGCGGAACAAGACAGTCGTCAGGCTCGCGGTTTGCTCACGCAATTGCAGGAGCAGATGTCGGGGCTGACCGGCAATGGCAAGGATATGCCAATCGGATTAGGGCTTGAGCCTGGCGACGGTGCTCAGTTCGAAGAGCAGCATTCTGCTAGTGATGCGCTGCAGTGGATTGAACCCTCGGATGCTCCGCCTACAGGCGCCCGAGGCACAACCAGGACCGCCTCCGCACTGAGTCTGCCTACCGCCTTCAACTCACTGGAAGGCTTTAAAGATAATGCGGTTGATCGCAGCCAGAAACAGCTGCAAGCCGCCACTCAGGGTGAGCGTGACCTGACGCGATCCGTTGACCGTACTGAAGGCACGAAGCCGGTCTACACCATTCCTGAAAACGCCACGCTGATGGGCTCAGTCGCCATGACCGCGCTGATTGGCAGAATCCCAGTGGACGGCACCGTGAATGATCCCTATCCCTTCAAGGTACTGGTCGGTCCGGAGAACCTGACGGCCAACGGCATCGACCTGCCGGACGTCGCGGGTGCCGTGATGAGTGGCACGGCGTCCGGAGATTGGACCCTGTCCTGCGTACGCGGTCAGGTCGAATCAATTACCTTTGTGTTTACTGATGGCACCATCCGCACAGTGCCTCAACCGAAGGCGGTAACCAGTCGCAACGCCTCCACCACCCAGAGTACAAACACGGACAAAATTCGCGGTGGACTTGGTTATCTATCCGACCCGTACGGAATTCCGTGCATTGCCGGCGAGCGCCGCTCGAACGCCCAACAGTACCTCGGCAGCCAGAGTCTGATCACCGCGGCCGGCGCGGGTGTCGCCGCTCTGCTCGACAAGGAACAGAACAGCAGCAGCGTGATCAGCTCGGGCGGCAGTGCACTCGGAGTCACCAGCAGCAGTGGCAACAGCGCGCTGAATTCAGTTCTCAGCAGTGGGGTCAGCGACATCCGTGAGTGGGTCAACAAGCTGTATGGCGAAGCCTTTGCTGCCGTGTACGTGCCACCGGCCGCACAGGTCGCGCTGCACCTCGAACATGAGATCACCATCGACTACGAGCCCAAGGGCCGGAGCGTTCGCCATGCAAAAGACCAAGCTTCTCTGTCTGACCTCGATTAG
- a CDS encoding conjugal transfer protein — MQKTKLLCLTSISVLCLLLAGCSSDKDTLLPHGEQTMLDIWNGTGSQGTQQQLLDARQQLCRPLAHTEFSASPEEPYTRTAANEIRNLFPRLPNPDLVLYVYPHLSGTEQAPVPGYSTVFPFYQRVQYALPGERQEDL; from the coding sequence ATGCAAAAGACCAAGCTTCTCTGTCTGACCTCGATTAGTGTGCTCTGCCTGCTCCTGGCAGGGTGTTCCAGCGACAAGGACACATTGCTGCCTCATGGCGAGCAAACCATGCTGGACATCTGGAACGGCACCGGTTCGCAAGGCACTCAGCAGCAATTGCTGGATGCCCGGCAACAGCTATGTCGCCCGTTGGCTCATACAGAGTTCTCCGCTTCCCCCGAGGAACCATACACTCGCACCGCAGCGAACGAGATCCGCAACCTATTCCCTCGCCTACCCAATCCCGATCTGGTGCTGTACGTGTATCCGCACTTGAGTGGTACCGAGCAGGCACCAGTCCCCGGTTACTCGACCGTCTTTCCGTTCTACCAACGCGTGCAGTACGCATTACCTGGTGAACGTCAGGAAGACCTGTAG
- a CDS encoding conjugal transfer protein has translation MRTGDSNRTAAWKAWRHPLRPRATLADEAALYAHNPSFTDHLPWVEYLDTEQCFLLDDNRSVGAVFELLPIGTEGREPDWLMAARDALEDALQDSFDELDQAPWVVQFFCQDDNDFSPYLTRLTEYIQHSAQGTLFTEAYLEHSRRHLKAIAKPGGLFEDQVVTRLPWRGNNRRVRLVVYRWLESDAEEMGLTPAQSLQQACERIGASLQACGVQSTRVDGRGLYAWLVPWFNPAPRLTDEAPEEFYRRVAYPEPSDGESLELPFDHDFAERLFFSEPRSDVQRGLWFFDDQPHRVMVVDKLRRAPLIGQLTGEIRKGDAMNALFDQLPDGTVMSLTLVVKPQDVLEDQLNRLARKAIGENLASTQTRQDVEEARAIIGRQHKLYRGTLAFYVRGHDEQQLHLRSVSLANALLGAGLQPVREGDEVAACNSYLRWLPMAFNPTRDTRNWYTRLMFAQHLANLIPVWGRSTGTGHPGVTLFNRGGSPLSFDPLSRLDRAMNGHLLLFGPTGAGKSTTLVTLLMQVMAVYRPRLFIVEAGNSFGLQGDYFATQGLSVNKVQLKPGALVSLAPFADAWRLVEQPDQVASLSIDEWDDEAVASREDQRDVLGELEITARLMITGGEAKEEARLSRADRSLIRECILDAAQTCVASGRQVLTRDVRDALLRVAADAHLPEKRRERAQEMGESIDLFCQGFEGELFDREGTPWPESDVTIVDLATYAREGYEAQMSISYISLMNTVNNLAERDQYLGRPIIMVTDEGHIITKNPLLAPFVVKGTKMWRKLGAWFWLATQNLADFPTAAQTMLNMIEWWICLNMPPAEIEEIARFKKLTPAQKALLLSASKEPGKYTEGVVLSKKLETLFRAVPPSLYLALAMTEPEEKAERWRLMQSNGCSELEAAYQVAERIDRARGIEPA, from the coding sequence GTGCGTACCGGCGATTCGAACCGCACCGCCGCGTGGAAAGCCTGGCGCCATCCATTGCGCCCGCGCGCCACCTTGGCCGATGAAGCAGCACTGTATGCTCACAATCCCAGCTTCACCGATCACCTGCCGTGGGTCGAGTACCTCGACACCGAGCAGTGTTTTCTGCTCGATGACAATCGTTCGGTGGGCGCGGTGTTTGAGTTGCTGCCGATCGGCACCGAAGGGCGCGAACCCGATTGGCTGATGGCCGCCCGCGACGCCCTCGAGGACGCATTGCAGGACAGTTTTGACGAGTTGGATCAGGCTCCCTGGGTGGTGCAGTTTTTCTGCCAGGACGACAACGACTTCAGTCCATACCTGACCCGGCTTACCGAGTATATTCAGCACAGCGCGCAAGGCACCCTCTTCACCGAGGCGTATTTGGAGCACAGCCGCCGTCATCTGAAGGCCATCGCCAAGCCTGGCGGTTTGTTTGAAGACCAAGTGGTGACGCGCCTACCTTGGCGCGGTAACAATCGGCGGGTGCGTTTGGTGGTCTATCGCTGGCTTGAGTCTGACGCTGAGGAAATGGGACTTACACCGGCGCAATCCCTGCAACAGGCTTGCGAACGAATTGGTGCGTCGCTGCAAGCATGCGGGGTGCAATCGACGAGAGTCGATGGCCGAGGTCTGTATGCCTGGTTAGTGCCCTGGTTCAACCCGGCTCCCAGGCTCACCGATGAAGCACCCGAGGAGTTCTACCGCCGCGTAGCCTATCCGGAGCCAAGCGACGGCGAGTCACTGGAACTACCTTTCGATCACGACTTCGCCGAACGGCTCTTTTTCAGTGAGCCACGTTCGGATGTGCAGCGCGGACTCTGGTTTTTCGACGATCAACCCCACCGGGTCATGGTGGTGGACAAACTGCGCCGGGCCCCCTTGATTGGTCAACTCACCGGGGAAATCCGCAAGGGCGACGCGATGAATGCGCTGTTCGACCAGTTACCCGACGGTACGGTGATGAGTCTGACCTTGGTGGTCAAACCGCAGGATGTGCTTGAGGACCAGCTAAACCGATTGGCTCGTAAAGCCATCGGTGAAAACCTGGCCTCGACCCAGACCCGTCAGGATGTTGAAGAGGCCCGCGCGATCATCGGCCGCCAGCATAAGCTGTACCGTGGCACGCTGGCGTTTTACGTGCGCGGTCACGATGAGCAGCAACTGCACCTGCGCTCGGTCAGCTTGGCCAACGCACTGCTGGGTGCGGGGCTACAGCCGGTACGCGAAGGCGACGAAGTTGCCGCCTGCAACAGCTATCTGCGTTGGTTGCCGATGGCTTTTAACCCGACCCGCGACACACGCAACTGGTACACGCGTTTAATGTTCGCGCAGCACCTAGCGAACCTCATTCCGGTCTGGGGTCGCAGCACTGGCACCGGCCACCCGGGCGTCACCCTGTTCAATCGTGGCGGCTCGCCGTTGAGCTTTGATCCGTTGTCTCGTCTGGACAGGGCCATGAACGGCCATCTGCTGTTATTCGGCCCCACCGGCGCTGGTAAGTCGACCACCCTCGTCACCCTACTGATGCAAGTCATGGCGGTGTACCGCCCTCGCCTGTTTATCGTCGAAGCCGGCAACTCATTCGGCTTGCAGGGAGACTACTTCGCGACACAGGGCCTGTCGGTGAACAAGGTCCAATTGAAACCTGGCGCCTTGGTCAGTCTCGCCCCGTTCGCCGATGCCTGGCGCCTGGTCGAGCAACCGGACCAAGTAGCAAGCCTGTCGATCGATGAGTGGGACGATGAGGCAGTAGCCAGTCGCGAAGACCAGCGCGATGTTCTCGGCGAACTGGAAATCACCGCCCGCCTGATGATCACCGGCGGCGAGGCCAAGGAAGAGGCGCGCCTGAGTCGAGCCGATCGCAGTCTAATCCGCGAGTGCATTCTCGATGCGGCACAGACCTGTGTCGCATCGGGTCGCCAGGTATTGACCCGCGACGTGCGCGACGCGTTGCTGCGCGTCGCCGCCGACGCGCACTTGCCGGAGAAACGTCGTGAGCGTGCCCAGGAAATGGGAGAGTCCATCGACCTATTTTGCCAGGGTTTCGAGGGTGAACTGTTCGATCGCGAAGGCACGCCTTGGCCCGAAAGCGATGTGACCATTGTCGATCTCGCCACTTACGCTCGCGAAGGCTACGAGGCCCAGATGTCCATCAGCTACATCAGTCTGATGAACACTGTGAACAACCTGGCCGAGCGCGATCAGTACCTGGGTCGGCCGATCATCATGGTCACCGACGAGGGTCATATCATCACCAAGAACCCGTTGTTGGCGCCATTCGTTGTCAAGGGAACGAAGATGTGGCGCAAGCTCGGTGCTTGGTTCTGGTTGGCGACGCAAAACCTTGCCGACTTTCCCACTGCCGCCCAGACCATGCTCAACATGATCGAATGGTGGATTTGTTTGAACATGCCACCTGCGGAAATTGAGGAGATTGCTCGCTTCAAGAAGCTCACACCGGCGCAAAAAGCCTTGTTGCTCTCCGCTAGCAAGGAGCCTGGGAAATACACCGAAGGGGTCGTACTCTCGAAAAAGCTTGAAACGCTGTTTAGGGCCGTGCCGCCCAGCCTTTATCTCGCTCTGGCCATGACCGAGCCCGAGGAGAAAGCCGAGCGCTGGAGGCTGATGCAGAGCAACGGCTGCTCGGAGTTGGAAGCGGCGTATCAGGTAGCTGAGCGGATCGATAGAGCGCGAGGAATAGAGCCCGCGTAG
- a CDS encoding DNA-binding protein: MTQDYEQLRLQLAENIRLIRSVRNLTQEQLALMAEVDRTYVSQIERGVGNPSLLVLCKLANIFEITADQLLIESDALRRVLDIE, translated from the coding sequence ATGACTCAAGACTACGAACAGCTTCGCCTGCAACTGGCGGAGAACATCCGCTTGATACGGAGTGTGAGGAACCTTACCCAAGAGCAACTGGCGCTCATGGCCGAGGTGGATCGTACCTATGTCAGTCAAATCGAACGAGGGGTAGGTAACCCGTCGCTATTGGTCTTGTGCAAACTCGCCAATATTTTTGAGATCACCGCAGATCAGCTACTCATCGAATCTGACGCCCTTCGCCGCGTGCTGGACATTGAGTAG
- a CDS encoding conjugal transfer protein — protein MPVVCPSDTPQKLRPLALSVLLACGPSVALDTSSITTSVLSPNCLEYRVVGICFWLLCTPFGCTVKTSPKVRHFIPELVVSSYATTGNNPWTEMTTLSAPISGAEGGGNLITPNTHRDNLARFKNVDGIGHPGGWAATQLASQSGYACASGAFAFLPYYLSTLDSLAWRHGIPENFYPESLIPGIREVGRQALGNMWGNVYPRQGFLVQADDFKASAVMAQRAGDVITRNGQPHAYLPLLPIPRDGYWPPGPIVENDASTHKWQLLYPQVQPTCAIFPSDPVQSADGGYAWSLWRPYSCCKREGQTFLFSIDFEGGAS, from the coding sequence ATGCCTGTCGTATGCCCATCAGATACGCCCCAGAAGCTACGACCATTGGCACTTAGCGTACTGCTGGCGTGTGGGCCGAGCGTGGCGCTGGACACCAGCAGCATCACGACCTCCGTGCTTTCGCCAAATTGCCTCGAATACCGGGTCGTTGGCATTTGTTTCTGGCTTCTCTGCACGCCTTTCGGTTGTACAGTCAAAACCTCACCCAAGGTACGTCATTTCATTCCTGAGCTGGTGGTCTCAAGCTACGCCACCACAGGCAATAATCCCTGGACCGAAATGACCACCCTATCCGCTCCCATCAGCGGTGCGGAAGGTGGCGGCAACCTGATCACGCCGAACACCCATCGCGACAATCTGGCGCGCTTCAAGAACGTTGACGGCATCGGTCACCCAGGTGGCTGGGCTGCAACGCAACTGGCTTCGCAGTCCGGCTACGCCTGCGCCAGTGGTGCCTTCGCTTTCCTGCCCTACTACCTGAGCACCCTGGACTCCCTGGCCTGGCGCCATGGCATCCCGGAAAACTTCTACCCCGAATCCCTCATACCGGGAATCCGCGAAGTCGGCCGTCAGGCGCTGGGGAACATGTGGGGGAACGTCTATCCCCGTCAGGGCTTCCTGGTACAGGCCGATGACTTCAAAGCTTCAGCGGTGATGGCGCAACGGGCGGGCGATGTGATTACCCGCAACGGACAGCCGCATGCGTACTTACCGCTCCTACCCATACCACGCGACGGCTACTGGCCACCCGGCCCGATCGTTGAAAACGACGCATCGACTCACAAATGGCAACTGCTCTATCCCCAGGTTCAACCCACCTGCGCCATCTTCCCCAGCGATCCGGTACAGAGCGCGGACGGCGGCTACGCCTGGTCACTGTGGCGTCCCTATAGCTGCTGCAAACGAGAGGGCCAGACCTTTCTGTTCAGCATCGACTTCGAAGGAGGTGCTTCATGA
- a CDS encoding conjugal transfer protein has product MSQLLARPWLGVIGLLLCELLFMAAHAHAAEDDYRLGTQGGVLDDRVMYTIGGGSAVGSPSSLYRPSGLGVGGSWRANMMCGNMSLTNTLQNQLNGATEGFQQIMGSIVQNATQAVMSLPALIIQRANPGLYELLSNGVMQGRIDFDRSKLTCQAMAEKMADKVGQAGWGALAKNQEMQGNLEQTGGDAVAAVKNTEARNGNNGVSWVGGSKAGGNGQTPIRVTSDVVRAGYNLLHNRTVDDSTLISSTDCLGGAICQTWVSPQEESEWAVRVLGESEVATCDSCETLRATAGSGLTPLIQEAYSERLKALQGLLSGSLSTTPDNLAKASSPMLPVTRGVIEALRDDPDQDLLARRLASETALSSVLDKALLLLRTLLAGSHEPNIASAEPAQTALTKNIEVLEREIRLLQTELQVRQMLATNTASLVLDRHAGGADASRTVEQGDPEPSRLNDADARRK; this is encoded by the coding sequence ATGAGCCAGCTTCTCGCACGGCCCTGGTTGGGCGTGATAGGTCTGTTGCTCTGTGAACTGCTTTTCATGGCTGCTCATGCCCACGCCGCCGAGGACGATTACCGCCTGGGCACTCAAGGCGGAGTACTCGACGATCGAGTGATGTACACCATCGGTGGCGGCTCCGCAGTGGGCTCACCGAGCTCGCTCTACCGGCCCAGCGGTCTCGGCGTCGGCGGGTCCTGGCGAGCAAACATGATGTGCGGAAACATGAGCCTCACCAACACCCTGCAAAACCAGCTGAACGGCGCTACCGAAGGCTTTCAGCAGATCATGGGCAGCATTGTGCAGAACGCGACCCAAGCGGTGATGTCACTACCAGCGTTGATCATCCAGCGCGCCAATCCCGGCCTCTATGAGTTGCTGAGTAATGGGGTGATGCAAGGCCGCATCGACTTCGACCGCTCCAAACTGACCTGCCAGGCCATGGCCGAAAAGATGGCGGACAAGGTCGGTCAAGCCGGTTGGGGCGCGCTGGCCAAGAACCAAGAGATGCAGGGCAATCTGGAGCAAACCGGCGGTGATGCGGTGGCTGCGGTGAAAAATACCGAGGCCCGTAACGGCAATAATGGAGTCTCCTGGGTTGGTGGTTCTAAGGCTGGTGGGAATGGGCAAACACCCATTCGAGTGACCTCCGACGTAGTTCGCGCGGGCTACAACCTGCTGCATAACCGGACGGTGGATGACAGTACGTTGATCAGTAGCACCGATTGTTTGGGAGGAGCCATTTGCCAGACGTGGGTGTCGCCACAGGAGGAATCCGAATGGGCCGTTCGCGTGTTGGGTGAAAGTGAAGTCGCGACCTGTGACAGCTGCGAAACCCTGCGCGCTACCGCTGGCAGCGGATTGACGCCGCTGATTCAGGAGGCCTACAGCGAACGCCTCAAGGCCTTGCAGGGGCTGCTGTCCGGCTCACTGTCTACTACTCCAGACAATCTGGCTAAAGCTTCCAGCCCAATGCTGCCGGTAACTCGCGGTGTGATCGAAGCCCTGCGGGATGACCCCGACCAAGATCTGTTGGCACGGCGTCTGGCCAGTGAGACGGCCTTGTCCAGTGTACTCGACAAGGCGCTCCTGTTGCTGCGCACGCTGCTGGCGGGCAGTCACGAACCGAACATCGCCTCCGCCGAGCCGGCCCAAACTGCCTTGACGAAAAACATCGAGGTACTGGAGCGCGAAATTCGCCTGTTGCAGACCGAACTACAGGTCCGGCAGATGCTCGCCACCAATACCGCGAGCCTGGTGCTCGATCGGCATGCCGGCGGTGCCGATGCCTCCCGTACCGTGGAGCAAGGTGACCCCGAGCCGAGCCGACTCAATGATGCCGACGCCAGGCGCAAGTAA